A part of Acidimicrobiales bacterium genomic DNA contains:
- a CDS encoding aldo/keto reductase family protein — protein sequence MRYRRLGQWGVQVSEVSLGSWLTYGGSVEAEAAEQCIHRAYDLGVNLFDTANAYARGAAEEVVGRALSRYRRESYVLATKVFFPMSRRPNDSGLSRKHVTEQCHQSLRRLGVDHLDLYQCHRYDEHTPLEETCRAMDDLVRQGTVLYWGVSEWSAAQIAATVRLCRSEGWAVPVSNQPQYSLLWRVIEREVLDVCADVGMGNVVWSPLAQGVLTGKYHSTSELPPGTRATTVDPGIMAGFLRQDVLDAVGELRRVAEEADCTPSQLALAWCLRQPMVSSVIVGASRPGQVADNAAASELDLDPELVARAGELLAPVAQV from the coding sequence ATGCGCTACCGCCGGCTGGGGCAGTGGGGGGTCCAGGTGTCCGAGGTGAGCCTCGGCTCGTGGCTCACCTATGGCGGCTCGGTGGAGGCAGAGGCCGCCGAGCAGTGCATCCACCGGGCCTACGACCTCGGCGTCAACCTGTTCGACACGGCCAACGCCTACGCCCGAGGGGCGGCCGAGGAGGTGGTCGGCCGGGCCCTCTCCCGCTACCGGCGCGAGTCGTACGTGCTCGCCACGAAGGTGTTCTTCCCCATGAGCCGCAGGCCGAACGACAGCGGCCTCTCCCGCAAGCACGTCACCGAGCAGTGCCACCAGTCGCTGCGGCGGCTCGGCGTCGATCACCTCGACCTCTACCAGTGCCACCGCTACGACGAGCACACGCCGCTGGAGGAGACCTGCCGGGCCATGGACGACCTCGTCCGGCAGGGCACGGTCCTCTACTGGGGGGTCTCCGAGTGGAGCGCGGCCCAGATCGCGGCGACCGTGCGGCTCTGCCGGTCCGAGGGGTGGGCGGTGCCGGTGAGCAACCAGCCGCAGTACTCGCTGCTGTGGCGGGTGATCGAGCGCGAGGTGCTCGACGTGTGCGCCGACGTCGGCATGGGCAACGTCGTCTGGTCGCCGCTGGCGCAGGGGGTGCTGACCGGCAAGTACCACTCGACCAGCGAGCTCCCGCCCGGCACCCGTGCGACCACGGTCGATCCCGGGATCATGGCCGGGTTCCTCCGTCAGGACGTGCTCGATGCCGTCGGCGAGCTCCGTCGTGTGGCCGAGGAGGCGGACTGCACGCCCAGCCAGCTGGCCCTGGCCTGGTGCCTCCGCCAGCCGATGGTGTCGAGCGTGATCGTCGGGGCGAGCCGCCCGGGTCAGGTGGCCGACAACGCGGCCGCGTCCGAGCTCGACCTCGACCCCGAGCTGGTGGCGCGCGCCGGCGAGCTGCTGGCCCCGGTGGCGCAGGTCTGA
- a CDS encoding peroxiredoxin, with the protein MAIRLGDTAPDFTADTTEGPISFHEWLGDGWGVLFSHPKDFTPVCTTELGYVARIKPEFDKRGVKVIGLSVDPVESHVEWEKDIEETQGTAVNFPMIGDPDRTVADLYDMIHPNASDTLTVRSVFVIGPDKKVKLTITYPASTGRNFDEILRVIDSLQLTSRYSVATPANWENGEDVIIGAAVTDEEAKERFPQGWTTLKPYLRVLPQPGT; encoded by the coding sequence ATGGCCATCCGACTGGGCGACACCGCGCCCGACTTCACCGCCGACACCACCGAGGGCCCCATCAGCTTCCACGAGTGGCTCGGAGACGGTTGGGGCGTGCTGTTCAGCCACCCCAAGGACTTCACCCCCGTGTGCACCACCGAGCTGGGCTACGTCGCCAGGATCAAGCCCGAGTTCGACAAGCGCGGGGTGAAGGTGATCGGCCTGTCGGTCGACCCGGTCGAGTCGCACGTCGAGTGGGAGAAGGACATCGAGGAGACCCAGGGCACGGCGGTCAACTTCCCGATGATCGGCGACCCCGACCGCACGGTGGCAGACCTGTACGACATGATCCACCCCAACGCCAGCGACACGCTCACGGTGCGCTCGGTCTTCGTCATCGGCCCCGACAAGAAGGTGAAGCTCACCATCACCTACCCGGCGTCGACGGGCCGCAACTTCGACGAGATCCTCCGGGTCATCGACAGCCTGCAGCTCACGTCGCGGTACAGCGTGGCCACCCCGGCCAACTGGGAGAACGGCGAGGACGTGATCATCGGGGCCGCCGTCACCGACGAGGAGGCCAAGGAGAGGTTCCCGCAGGGCTGGACCACCCTGAAGCCCTACCTGCGGGTGCTCCCCCAGCCCGGGACCTGA
- a CDS encoding Gfo/Idh/MocA family oxidoreductase has translation MRMGFLGAGFIARFHSISLDASGEAFERAGVYDPDRHRAEAFAAASGSPACASEDELLDRSDAVYVCTWTAEHPRLVRAAAERGLAVFCEKPLAVGVAAAREMTAAVEAAGVTNQVGLVLRHSPAFNALRHVVRQPESGRIMSIVFRNDQFIPITGHYRSTWRADVARAGAGALLEHSIHDVDMLEFLAGPADGASGRTADFHGNPGIEDLAVATLSFASGALATLTSVWHDVWSRPSLRRLEVLCERRFVVLESDWFGPVRWSDPDGGEHTLEGDALLDVGRAQLTGPDNPDAAFLRAAAAGEPAWPDFALALRAHEVVDAVYRSAADGGTPVALDPVIPPGPHSRQS, from the coding sequence GTGCGCATGGGCTTCCTCGGGGCCGGCTTCATCGCCCGGTTCCACTCCATCTCCCTCGACGCGTCGGGCGAGGCGTTCGAGCGAGCCGGCGTCTACGACCCCGACCGCCACCGGGCCGAGGCCTTCGCCGCCGCGAGCGGGTCACCCGCCTGCGCCAGCGAGGACGAGCTGCTGGATCGCAGCGACGCCGTCTACGTGTGCACCTGGACGGCCGAGCACCCGAGGCTCGTGCGGGCCGCGGCCGAGCGGGGGCTGGCGGTGTTCTGCGAGAAGCCGCTCGCCGTCGGCGTCGCCGCCGCCCGGGAGATGACCGCCGCGGTCGAGGCCGCCGGCGTCACGAACCAGGTCGGGTTGGTCCTGCGGCACTCCCCTGCCTTCAACGCGCTGCGCCACGTGGTGCGCCAGCCCGAGTCGGGCCGGATCATGAGCATCGTGTTCCGCAACGACCAGTTCATCCCCATCACCGGTCACTACCGGTCGACGTGGCGCGCCGACGTCGCCAGGGCCGGCGCGGGTGCCCTGCTCGAGCACTCGATCCACGACGTCGACATGCTCGAGTTCCTGGCCGGTCCGGCCGATGGGGCGAGCGGCCGCACCGCCGACTTCCACGGCAACCCCGGCATCGAGGATCTCGCCGTGGCGACCCTGTCGTTCGCGTCGGGGGCGCTGGCCACGCTCACGTCGGTGTGGCACGACGTGTGGTCGCGACCGAGCCTCCGGCGCCTCGAGGTGCTGTGCGAGCGCCGCTTCGTCGTGCTGGAGAGCGACTGGTTCGGCCCGGTCCGCTGGAGCGACCCCGACGGCGGCGAGCACACCCTCGAGGGCGATGCCCTGCTCGACGTGGGGCGCGCCCAGCTGACCGGCCCCGACAACCCCGACGCCGCCTTCCTGCGGGCCGCGGCTGCGGGCGAGCCGGCGTGGCCCGACTTCGCCCTGGCCCTCCGCGCCCACGAGGTCGTCGACGCCGTCTACCGCTCGGCCGCCGACGGCGGGACGCCGGTGGCCCTCGACCCGGTGATCCCGCCCGGTCCCCATTCCCGACAATCCTGA
- a CDS encoding EAL domain-containing protein, which produces MPPPRQATGASPADPTPATEGTAASPRRPTLPPADPLTAAAVHLQAVQGLLADIDIDAMVVTPEGYVAWASDRLRHLGGRRLDELLGGMTQRARAGLRRRLAASLSDGAPPPALETLVTGPDGAERLIHWSGRVLRGDDGRGVGAAYAGLDITRQRTAERALADRVAFQQLLTSVSARFLTLPPGEVDAGIHEALSAAAELAGADRAYLLLYGDDGTVTETHDWCRPQAAADEAAAATSSPPIEAAARFASRVARGEPFLVSGADDQPPDEADFLRGAGLRSAVVIPLRNGDRVRASVGFDAVQRRIRWSAERAEQLRTVGQLAVSALERKRAHRTLEERAAFDAALAAISTRLVDVDVVDVDRRISQALAAIGRLAGADRAYAFDVDLQRATMTNTHEWCAEGIDPVIDGLHDLPLDEHRWLLGHLAAGSSVVVSDVDDLPPSERDLLVGRGVRSLMLSPLTSLGRLVGFIGLDAVRATTTWPVERVQQLRLLGELLVNVTERQRVVGELARSEDRYRRLAEGLPDVVFRFRTRPEPGMEYVSPTAAEVLDHPVSTLLEPGGVLRHLAPDGRDALVAMLFDDTVRSHTVRVRWRRGDGRTARIEIRGNRIVDEETGTVAVEGIVRDVTEQVRADAVTRLHTDALQALLAGEPVEAVLDRVCHEVADLLCLPAIWVGTKRPEGLVAVTGRGGPLAGELVLPEIRWDGGPLSDGPAARAVATGRPQLVRADQVRPATSSHARATGLVAGFGLPLTLAGPLGPEGEPVGVLAAYADEATALDEPTLATLRDLGGWISLLLTLARGQERLRLQGAAMAAAANAIFITAPDGRIEWVNDAFTRLTGWPADEALGGTPRILRSGHHDGAYYERLWSTILAGRPFHSEVVNRRRDGTLYQAAQTVTPLVDPEGAIRHFVAIQEDVTALREAEAQLEHQALHDSLTGLPNRSLLADRLRQALTRARRHDRRVGVVHVDLDDFKVVNDVQGLADGDRLLVEVARRLEAVMRPGDTVARLGGDEFGVLCDDLADERDVIPLVERVRLALDQPRADDTTGIPATMGVAVTRPGDDTDAEALLRDADTAMHRAKARHRGRFEVFDESIRADFLERIRTTDELRRAIAEDELVVCYQPQVDLLSRALAGVEALVRWQHPERGLLAPAAFVGLAEETGLVASLDRVVLGQALAQLAAWKADPSLSAPPVLAVNVSVHTLTDPTLADDVTALLAATGVAPGELCIEVVESVVVDEGAAASLDRIAALGVGISIDDFGRGYSSLGYLRHLPVSLLKIDQSFVADLSRSEGAHAIVAAAVELGHGLGLRVLAEGVETPVQAEALSHLGCDLAQGFLLSRPLHIDALTEVIRSARTWHDAW; this is translated from the coding sequence GTGCCTCCGCCGCGGCAGGCGACCGGTGCGTCCCCTGCGGACCCCACCCCCGCCACCGAGGGCACGGCCGCGAGCCCGCGCCGCCCAACCCTGCCGCCGGCAGATCCCCTCACGGCGGCCGCCGTCCACCTCCAGGCCGTGCAGGGCCTCCTCGCCGACATCGACATCGACGCCATGGTCGTCACGCCCGAGGGGTACGTCGCCTGGGCGTCCGACCGGCTCCGCCACCTCGGCGGCCGGCGGCTCGACGAGCTCCTCGGGGGCATGACCCAGCGGGCGCGGGCCGGCCTGCGCCGCCGGCTGGCCGCGTCCCTCTCCGACGGGGCACCCCCGCCCGCGCTCGAGACGCTGGTGACGGGACCTGACGGCGCCGAGCGCCTGATCCACTGGAGCGGCCGCGTCCTGCGCGGCGACGACGGTCGGGGCGTCGGCGCGGCCTACGCGGGGCTCGACATCACCCGGCAACGGACCGCCGAGCGCGCCCTCGCCGACCGGGTCGCCTTCCAGCAGCTCCTCACCTCCGTCTCCGCCCGCTTCCTCACGCTGCCGCCCGGCGAGGTCGACGCCGGCATCCACGAAGCGCTGAGCGCAGCCGCCGAGCTGGCCGGCGCCGACCGGGCCTACCTCCTGCTCTACGGCGACGACGGCACCGTGACCGAGACGCACGACTGGTGCAGGCCGCAGGCCGCCGCAGACGAGGCCGCGGCTGCCACGTCGTCCCCACCGATCGAGGCGGCGGCACGCTTCGCCAGCCGGGTGGCACGGGGTGAGCCGTTCCTCGTCTCCGGCGCCGACGACCAGCCGCCCGACGAGGCCGACTTCCTCCGGGGCGCAGGCCTGCGCTCGGCCGTGGTGATCCCGCTCCGCAACGGCGACCGGGTCCGAGCGAGCGTCGGCTTCGACGCCGTCCAGCGCAGGATCCGCTGGTCCGCGGAGCGGGCGGAGCAGCTGCGCACGGTGGGTCAGCTCGCGGTGAGCGCCCTCGAGCGCAAGCGGGCCCACCGGACGCTCGAGGAACGGGCCGCGTTCGACGCCGCCCTGGCCGCCATCTCCACGCGCCTCGTCGACGTGGACGTGGTCGACGTCGACCGCCGGATCAGCCAGGCGCTGGCCGCGATCGGCCGACTGGCCGGCGCCGACCGCGCGTACGCGTTCGACGTCGACCTCCAGCGGGCGACGATGACCAACACCCACGAGTGGTGCGCCGAGGGGATCGACCCCGTCATCGACGGGCTCCACGACCTCCCCCTCGACGAGCACCGCTGGCTGCTCGGCCACCTGGCCGCCGGCAGCTCGGTGGTGGTGTCGGACGTCGACGACCTCCCTCCGAGCGAGCGCGACCTCCTCGTCGGCCGGGGCGTCCGGTCGCTGATGCTGTCACCGCTCACCTCGCTCGGCCGGCTCGTGGGGTTCATCGGCCTCGACGCCGTGCGGGCCACCACCACCTGGCCGGTGGAGCGCGTGCAGCAGCTCCGCCTGTTGGGCGAGCTGCTGGTGAACGTCACCGAGCGCCAGCGGGTCGTGGGCGAGCTGGCCCGGAGCGAGGACCGGTACCGCCGGCTCGCCGAGGGCCTGCCCGACGTGGTGTTCCGCTTCCGCACGCGCCCCGAGCCGGGCATGGAGTACGTCAGCCCCACCGCCGCCGAGGTGCTCGACCATCCCGTCTCGACGCTGCTCGAGCCGGGCGGGGTCCTGCGCCACCTGGCGCCCGACGGGCGGGACGCCCTGGTCGCCATGCTGTTCGACGACACGGTGAGGTCCCACACGGTGCGGGTCCGCTGGCGCCGGGGCGACGGGCGCACCGCGCGGATCGAGATCCGCGGCAACCGGATCGTCGACGAGGAGACGGGCACGGTGGCCGTCGAGGGCATCGTGCGGGACGTCACCGAGCAGGTGCGCGCCGATGCCGTCACCCGCCTGCACACCGACGCGCTGCAGGCGCTGCTCGCCGGCGAGCCGGTCGAGGCCGTGCTCGACCGGGTGTGCCACGAGGTGGCCGACCTGCTGTGCCTCCCCGCCATCTGGGTCGGCACCAAGCGGCCCGAGGGCCTGGTCGCGGTCACCGGCCGCGGTGGTCCGCTGGCCGGCGAGCTGGTCCTGCCCGAGATCCGCTGGGACGGCGGGCCGCTCAGCGACGGCCCCGCGGCGCGGGCCGTCGCCACGGGCCGGCCCCAGCTGGTGCGGGCCGACCAGGTCCGGCCGGCGACGTCGAGCCACGCCCGTGCCACCGGCCTGGTGGCCGGGTTCGGGCTCCCCCTCACCCTCGCCGGCCCCCTCGGCCCCGAGGGCGAGCCCGTGGGTGTGCTCGCCGCCTACGCCGACGAGGCCACGGCCCTCGACGAGCCCACCCTCGCCACCCTCCGGGACCTGGGCGGCTGGATCTCGCTCCTCCTCACCCTCGCCCGTGGCCAGGAGCGCCTGCGCCTGCAGGGCGCGGCCATGGCCGCGGCCGCCAACGCCATCTTCATCACCGCCCCCGACGGCAGGATCGAGTGGGTGAACGACGCCTTCACGCGCCTCACCGGCTGGCCGGCCGACGAGGCCCTCGGCGGCACGCCGCGCATCCTGCGCTCGGGCCACCACGACGGCGCGTACTACGAGCGGCTGTGGTCGACGATCCTCGCCGGGCGTCCCTTCCACAGCGAGGTGGTCAACCGGCGCCGCGACGGCACCCTCTACCAGGCGGCGCAGACCGTCACCCCGCTGGTCGACCCCGAGGGTGCGATCCGGCACTTCGTCGCCATCCAGGAGGACGTCACCGCCCTGCGCGAGGCCGAGGCCCAGCTCGAGCACCAGGCCCTGCACGACAGCCTCACCGGGCTGCCCAACCGCTCGCTCCTCGCCGACCGCCTTCGCCAGGCCCTCACGCGGGCCCGTCGCCACGACCGCCGGGTGGGGGTGGTGCACGTGGACCTCGACGACTTCAAGGTCGTCAACGACGTGCAGGGCCTGGCCGACGGCGACCGGCTGCTGGTGGAGGTCGCCCGCCGCCTGGAGGCGGTGATGCGCCCCGGCGACACCGTGGCCCGGCTGGGTGGGGACGAGTTCGGCGTGCTCTGCGACGACCTGGCCGACGAGCGCGACGTGATCCCGCTGGTCGAGCGGGTGCGGCTGGCGCTCGACCAGCCTCGCGCCGACGACACGACGGGCATCCCCGCCACCATGGGCGTGGCGGTCACCCGCCCCGGCGACGACACCGACGCCGAGGCCCTGCTCCGCGACGCCGACACGGCCATGCACCGCGCCAAGGCCCGCCATCGAGGGCGCTTCGAGGTCTTCGACGAGTCGATCCGCGCCGACTTCCTGGAGCGCATCCGCACCACCGACGAGCTCCGACGCGCCATCGCGGAGGACGAGCTCGTGGTCTGCTACCAGCCCCAGGTCGACCTGCTCAGCCGCGCCCTGGCCGGCGTCGAGGCGCTCGTGCGGTGGCAGCACCCCGAACGCGGCCTCCTCGCGCCGGCGGCCTTCGTGGGGCTGGCCGAGGAGACGGGGCTGGTCGCCAGCCTCGACCGGGTCGTGCTCGGCCAGGCGCTCGCCCAGCTCGCGGCCTGGAAGGCCGACCCCTCGCTGAGCGCTCCGCCCGTGCTCGCGGTCAACGTGTCCGTGCACACGCTCACCGACCCCACGCTGGCCGACGACGTCACGGCCCTGCTGGCGGCCACCGGCGTGGCCCCGGGCGAGCTGTGCATCGAGGTCGTGGAGAGCGTGGTCGTGGACGAGGGGGCCGCCGCGAGCCTGGACCGCATCGCCGCGCTCGGCGTCGGCATCAGCATCGACGACTTCGGCCGCGGCTACTCGTCGCTCGGGTACCTCCGGCACCTGCCCGTGAGCCTGCTGAAGATCGACCAGTCCTTCGTGGCCGACCTGTCACGATCCGAGGGCGCCCACGCCATCGTGGCCGCTGCGGTCGAGCTCGGTCACGGCCTGGGCCTCCGGGTGCTCGCCGAGGGCGTGGAGACGCCTGTCCAGGCCGAGGCCCTGAGCCACCTGGGCTGCGACCTGGCCCAGGGCTTCCTGCTGAGCCGGCCGCTCCACATCGATGCGCTCACCGAGGTGATCCGCTCGGCGCGCACCTGGCACGACGCCTGGTAG
- a CDS encoding ABC transporter ATP-binding protein, producing MLEVAGLTVRFGPTTALDDVDLTVGDGEVVCVLGPSGCGKSTLLRAVAGLEAPAAGQVRWDGDDLAGVPPHRRGFGLMFQEHALFPHRDVGGNVGFGLRMQRRPAVEIDRRVAELLDLVGLPGTQRREVGALSGGEQQRVALARALAPAPRLLMLDEPFGSLDRPLRERLTVEVGALLRRLGTTALHVTHDHDEAFALADRLVVLRSGGVEQVGRPQELWSRPATAFVARFLGLANVLDPAEAAALELLPTGAGAGAGADAAVLVPAPAIHLQGPGGPGLAATVQARSFRGDHTRVVVSTHTGTTLEATTRDSPPDVGDSVRLAVDRDAIRALSG from the coding sequence GTGCTGGAGGTGGCGGGTCTCACGGTGCGGTTCGGTCCCACCACCGCGCTCGACGACGTGGACCTCACCGTCGGCGACGGCGAGGTGGTGTGCGTGCTCGGGCCCAGCGGCTGCGGCAAGAGCACCCTGCTGCGGGCCGTCGCCGGCCTCGAGGCGCCGGCGGCCGGGCAGGTGCGCTGGGACGGCGACGACCTGGCCGGGGTGCCGCCCCACCGGCGGGGCTTCGGGCTGATGTTCCAGGAGCACGCCCTGTTCCCGCACCGCGACGTGGGCGGCAACGTCGGGTTCGGCCTGCGCATGCAGCGCCGCCCGGCCGTCGAGATCGACCGCCGTGTGGCCGAGCTGCTGGACCTGGTCGGCCTGCCCGGCACGCAGCGCCGGGAGGTGGGGGCCCTCTCCGGCGGCGAGCAGCAGCGGGTGGCGCTGGCCCGCGCCCTGGCGCCTGCCCCGCGCCTGCTCATGCTCGACGAGCCCTTCGGGTCGCTCGACCGGCCGCTGCGCGAGCGCCTCACCGTCGAGGTGGGCGCCCTCCTGCGCCGGCTGGGCACCACCGCGCTCCACGTCACCCACGACCACGACGAGGCCTTCGCCCTCGCCGACCGGCTGGTGGTGCTCCGCTCGGGAGGGGTCGAGCAGGTGGGGAGGCCCCAGGAGCTGTGGTCCCGGCCGGCCACCGCCTTCGTGGCCCGGTTCCTCGGCCTCGCCAACGTGCTCGACCCGGCCGAGGCGGCCGCCCTGGAGCTCCTGCCCACCGGGGCCGGTGCCGGCGCCGGCGCCGACGCGGCCGTGCTCGTCCCGGCGCCCGCGATCCACCTGCAGGGCCCGGGCGGGCCGGGGCTGGCCGCCACGGTCCAGGCCCGGTCGTTCCGCGGCGACCACACACGCGTGGTGGTGTCGACGCACACCGGCACGACGCTGGAGGCCACCACCAGGGACTCGCCACCCGACGTGGGCGATTCCGTACGTTTGGCGGTCGACCGGGACGCGATTCGCGCGCTCAGTGGTTGA
- a CDS encoding iron ABC transporter permease — protein sequence MPVVFLVTFFAWPVAAILREGLWTGGRLDLAAFGDVVADPYLRHVAWFTLGQAVLSTVLTLVVALPGAYVLARYRFAGRSVVRALVTVPFVLPTVVVGTAFLAVLGPGGPLGSLGLRGTVWAILIAHVFFNYAVVVRTVGGLWAHLDPAVEDAARTLGAGPLRLFRQITLPLLAPAIAAAGSIVFLFTFTTFGVVLVLGGPRTTTLDVEIWRQTTQLLDLRVAAVLAVLQLVAVAAVLVVQNHLVRRRTVRLRLRPEAVVARRPTTPWARALVAANLALMAVLLGAPLAVLVERSVSTPSGYGLAWYRDLGVRAPTSTLFVPPAEAIRNSLAFAVLATVLAVTVGGCAAVVVARRRGLASQGLEAFVLLPLGTSAVIVGFGFLVALDTPPLDLRSRPILIPIAHALVGIPFVVRLLVPVIEAIDHRLREAATVLGAPPRRVWREIDLPLTARTGLVAAGFAAAVSLGEFGATAFIARPDTPTVPVAIVRLLGRPGPANVGQAMALSVILMALTAVVILAVERFRLGDLGEF from the coding sequence GTGCCGGTCGTCTTCCTGGTCACGTTCTTCGCCTGGCCGGTCGCCGCCATCCTCCGCGAGGGCCTGTGGACCGGTGGGCGGCTCGACCTGGCCGCCTTCGGCGACGTGGTCGCCGACCCCTACCTGCGCCACGTGGCCTGGTTCACGCTGGGGCAGGCGGTGCTGTCGACGGTCCTCACCCTGGTGGTGGCCCTGCCGGGGGCGTACGTGCTCGCGCGGTACCGGTTCGCCGGCCGGTCGGTGGTCCGCGCCCTGGTGACGGTGCCCTTCGTGCTGCCGACCGTGGTCGTCGGCACCGCCTTCCTCGCGGTGCTGGGCCCGGGCGGCCCCCTCGGCTCGCTCGGCCTGCGGGGCACCGTGTGGGCGATCCTGATCGCCCACGTGTTCTTCAACTACGCCGTCGTGGTGCGCACCGTCGGCGGCCTGTGGGCCCACCTCGACCCGGCGGTCGAGGACGCGGCCAGGACCCTCGGCGCCGGCCCCTTGCGGCTCTTCCGGCAGATCACCCTGCCCCTCCTCGCACCCGCCATCGCCGCCGCCGGGTCCATCGTCTTCCTGTTCACCTTCACGACCTTCGGGGTGGTGCTGGTGCTCGGCGGGCCCCGCACGACCACCCTCGACGTGGAGATCTGGCGCCAGACCACCCAGCTGCTCGACCTGCGGGTGGCGGCCGTGCTGGCCGTGCTGCAGCTCGTGGCCGTCGCGGCCGTGCTCGTGGTGCAGAACCACCTGGTCCGGCGGCGGACCGTGCGGCTCCGCCTCCGTCCCGAGGCGGTGGTCGCCCGGCGGCCCACGACGCCGTGGGCCCGGGCCCTGGTCGCCGCCAACCTCGCCCTCATGGCGGTGCTGCTGGGGGCGCCCCTGGCCGTGCTGGTGGAGCGCTCGGTCTCGACGCCCTCCGGGTACGGGCTGGCCTGGTATCGCGACCTGGGCGTGCGGGCGCCCACCTCCACACTGTTCGTGCCCCCGGCCGAGGCGATCCGCAACTCCCTGGCGTTCGCGGTGCTGGCCACGGTCCTCGCCGTCACGGTCGGCGGCTGCGCCGCCGTCGTGGTGGCCCGTCGGCGAGGCCTGGCCTCGCAGGGCCTCGAGGCCTTCGTGCTGCTCCCCCTGGGCACGTCGGCGGTCATCGTCGGCTTCGGGTTCCTGGTCGCGCTGGACACCCCGCCGCTCGACCTGCGATCCCGGCCGATCCTCATCCCCATCGCCCACGCCCTGGTCGGCATCCCCTTCGTCGTGCGCCTGCTCGTGCCCGTGATCGAGGCCATCGACCACCGCCTCCGCGAGGCGGCCACCGTGCTGGGCGCGCCACCACGGCGCGTGTGGCGTGAGATCGACCTGCCCCTGACGGCCAGGACCGGCCTGGTGGCCGCCGGCTTCGCCGCGGCCGTGTCGCTCGGCGAGTTCGGGGCCACCGCCTTCATCGCCCGCCCCGACACGCCCACCGTCCCGGTGGCGATCGTGCGCCTGCTCGGGCGGCCGGGGCCGGCCAACGTCGGCCAGGCCATGGCCCTGAGCGTGATCCTGATGGCCCTCACCGCCGTCGTCATCCTGGCCGTCGAGCGGTTCCGGCTCGGCGACCTGGGCGAGTTCTAG
- a CDS encoding thiamine ABC transporter substrate-binding protein: MAVLGAALLLATCGGDATTATTGATSATSDGTTLTLMTHDSFAVSEDVLAGFEARTGISVDLLPAGDAGSVLSQAILTADDPLADVLFGVDTTFLTRALDADLFVPYRSAALDGVPTELQLDPGHRVTPVDYGDVCVNVDLEWFAGRGLDPPPTLDDLADPAYRGLLVVQDPATSSPGLAFLLATVARYGWGDDGPGWQAFWEGLRANDVLVVSGWEEAYYGEFSGGSGEGSRPLVVSYATSPVAEVVFSDPQPAEPPTGVLTDTCFRQVEMAGILRGTEHEDAARALIDFLLSPAFQQDVPLQMFVYPARSDAALPDVFTAFATPVADPLTMDPAAIGEQREELLDEWRRVIAA; the protein is encoded by the coding sequence ATGGCCGTGCTCGGCGCCGCGCTGCTCCTCGCCACCTGCGGGGGCGACGCAACCACCGCCACCACCGGCGCCACGAGCGCCACGAGCGACGGGACCACCCTGACCCTCATGACCCACGACTCGTTCGCCGTCAGCGAGGACGTCCTCGCCGGCTTCGAGGCGCGCACGGGCATCTCCGTCGACCTGCTCCCCGCCGGCGACGCCGGCTCCGTGCTCAGCCAGGCCATCCTCACCGCCGACGACCCGCTGGCCGACGTGCTGTTCGGCGTCGACACCACCTTCCTCACCCGGGCCCTCGACGCCGACCTGTTCGTGCCGTACCGCTCGGCCGCCCTCGACGGCGTGCCCACGGAGCTGCAGCTCGACCCCGGGCACCGGGTGACGCCCGTCGACTACGGGGACGTGTGCGTGAACGTCGACCTCGAGTGGTTCGCCGGCCGGGGCCTCGACCCGCCGCCCACGCTCGACGACCTCGCCGACCCCGCGTACCGCGGCCTGCTGGTGGTGCAGGACCCGGCCACGTCGTCGCCGGGCCTGGCCTTCCTGCTGGCCACCGTCGCCCGGTACGGGTGGGGCGACGACGGCCCGGGGTGGCAGGCGTTCTGGGAGGGGCTCCGCGCCAACGACGTGCTGGTGGTGTCGGGCTGGGAGGAGGCCTACTACGGCGAGTTCTCCGGCGGGTCGGGCGAGGGCAGCCGACCACTCGTCGTGTCGTACGCCACCAGCCCGGTCGCCGAGGTCGTGTTCTCCGACCCGCAGCCGGCCGAACCCCCGACGGGCGTGCTCACCGACACCTGCTTCCGGCAGGTGGAGATGGCCGGGATCCTCCGGGGGACCGAGCACGAGGATGCGGCCCGAGCGCTGATCGACTTCCTCCTGTCGCCGGCGTTCCAGCAGGACGTGCCCCTGCAGATGTTCGTGTACCCGGCGCGGTCCGATGCCGCCCTCCCCGACGTGTTCACCGCCTTCGCGACGCCCGTCGCCGACCCGCTCACGATGGACCCGGCGGCCATCGGCGAGCAGCGGGAGGAGCTCCTCGACGAGTGGCGGCGGGTGATCGCCGCGTGA